GAAAAATATGTATGGAGTTCTTTAGATGATTTAGTTAATATGCTACAGGATGAAAAATATTCTTCCATAGAATATAGAAATTTAGTAGAAAAAAATTATTCACTATCAAATACCAATAGTATGATTATGAGCAAAATTATAGAAGATAAAAATCTAAATACTAAACCAAATAATAATTTAATAGAACTTAATTCTGAAATTTCTTTGTATACTAATAAAATTATAAATACTCAAGGAAATTTGATACATAGTCATAGCAATAATGAAACAGAAATAACTATAGTTACTCCTGTTTATAATGGAGAAGATTTCCTTGAAAGTATTTTTAATAGCATGGGAAATCAAACTATAAAAAATAAACTTGAATGGATATTAGTAGATGATAAATCCAAAGATAATAGCCTAAATAAGTGCATCTCTTTAGCAGAAAAATATAAAGACAAAATAGGAACTATAAAAATTTATTCTTTGGATAAAAATTCTGGAGCAATATATGCCCTTAAATTTGGATTCAGCATGGCTAAAGCTAATTATATAGGATGGATAAGTGTAGATGATTCTTATGTAGATACAGATAAATTAGAGGAAGATCTATACCTATTAAAGGATAAAAATTATGATATGGTTTTTTCAAATAAGATGATTCTTGGAAATAATACTACAAATGGAGCATTATATAATATAGACAATAATATTCTCACCCTGCTCCAATCAGATAATACAATGAAAAAATTAGCATATTTATCATACAGTAATCCTATAAATGGAAGTAGCCTTGTTTTTTCAAAGGAAGCTTACAAAAAATGTGGAGGTTTTGATACGAGCTTAGTTAACGTAGATGGTGATTGGGATTTATTAAGTAAAGCTATTTTACTAAACCTAAAATTTATTCATGATAATAAAACTGTATTTAATACTTCTCATCCAAATCAAACTTCTAGAAATGGAATAAAAATGATAGTAGGTTCCAATATAACTAGATTAAGAATTTTAAATTTGTTAAAAAAAGAGAATAAAATGGGAATCTTTTTAAAATTTATAAATGAATTTAATTGGTTTAATGACAGTTGTTTTAATATAAGACCTATATTTAGTTATTATTTAATTAAATTAAATGAAGACATTCTTAAAAATAAAGGAAACAATTTCGTATATAAAATAGAAAACACATTTTTAAAAGATGATTTAAAATACATTTTTGAAAAATCAATAGAATTAATGGATAGTAAATCTTTTAGTGAATTTTATAAAAATATTATTTT
Above is a window of Clostridium sporogenes DNA encoding:
- a CDS encoding glycosyltransferase, which translates into the protein MSNKKKIVFFILPGLDNFIDDIIEYLSYEYNTKKVIVRNYDQIDEEMKLADICWFEWCDPLVGYGSKLEIAKNKKIICRLHSYEAFTNYIYDVNWSNVDKIIFVAEHIKRIVLSKVFIPQEKIYVIPNGIDLSKQKYKEREKGFNIAYVGYINFKKGPMLLMHAFKKIFDTDNRYKLHIAGAFDEQRYRLYFNQMIRELGLAKNIIFYGWQKDINKWLEDKNYLICTSVLESQGLGIMEAMSKGIRPLIHNFVGAKEVYPEKYVWSSLDDLVNMLQDEKYSSIEYRNLVEKNYSLSNTNSMIMSKIIEDKNLNTKPNNNLIELNSEISLYTNKIINTQGNLIHSHSNNETEITIVTPVYNGEDFLESIFNSMGNQTIKNKLEWILVDDKSKDNSLNKCISLAEKYKDKIGTIKIYSLDKNSGAIYALKFGFSMAKANYIGWISVDDSYVDTDKLEEDLYLLKDKNYDMVFSNKMILGNNTTNGALYNIDNNILTLLQSDNTMKKLAYLSYSNPINGSSLVFSKEAYKKCGGFDTSLVNVDGDWDLLSKAILLNLKFIHDNKTVFNTSHPNQTSRNGIKMIVGSNITRLRILNLLKKENKMGIFLKFINEFNWFNDSCFNIRPIFSYYLIKLNEDILKNKGNNFVYKIENTFLKDDLKYIFEKSIELMDSKSFSEFYKNIIFIKGL